In Hyalangium gracile, the following proteins share a genomic window:
- a CDS encoding cytochrome c3 family protein: MDRQFRNALGVFALSLVAAGVAWAATARERSLAIYPAQNIPLRFDHAQHLEAGADCATCHDSVSKSEVARDRNLPAHPECETCHDIEAAQKGQKTDPPASCGTCHPGFDPTVRKEPAKLDLPPANLRFTHKVHLDKKVECVTCHGDMTKVTLATRQQLPKMATCFECHDGRAASNACTTCHLKEASGRLQLNFSSGILRPMQGDPLGLDHGPRYEFNHGSRAAVSRQLCSQCHSDSYCQKCHDSLQKPLSVHPNDYITLHPVQARTDAQRCESCHRLQSFCAACHERVGVGMDADPSLRPRNAKVHPDYATWVQIPGPQHHGIVASRDIRQCAACHREESCMSCHSELSQRQQVNPHPNGFANNCKKLAAANDRACLKCHSETSLAQKGCR, encoded by the coding sequence ATGGACCGCCAGTTCCGGAACGCACTGGGCGTCTTCGCCCTCTCCCTCGTCGCGGCAGGTGTGGCCTGGGCCGCCACGGCCCGCGAGCGCAGCCTCGCCATCTACCCCGCGCAGAACATCCCGCTCCGCTTCGATCACGCGCAGCACCTGGAGGCCGGCGCGGACTGCGCCACCTGTCACGACTCCGTGAGCAAGAGCGAGGTGGCCCGCGATCGCAACCTCCCGGCCCACCCCGAGTGCGAGACGTGCCACGACATCGAGGCCGCCCAGAAGGGGCAGAAGACGGATCCGCCGGCCAGCTGCGGCACGTGCCACCCGGGCTTCGATCCCACGGTGCGCAAGGAGCCGGCGAAGCTCGATCTGCCGCCCGCCAACCTGCGCTTCACCCACAAGGTGCACCTGGACAAGAAGGTGGAGTGCGTCACCTGCCACGGGGACATGACGAAGGTGACCCTGGCCACCCGGCAGCAGCTGCCGAAGATGGCCACCTGCTTCGAGTGCCATGACGGCCGGGCCGCCTCCAACGCCTGCACGACGTGCCACCTGAAGGAGGCCTCGGGGCGGCTCCAGCTCAACTTCTCCTCCGGCATCCTCCGGCCGATGCAGGGCGACCCGCTGGGCCTGGACCACGGCCCGCGCTACGAGTTCAACCACGGCAGCCGCGCCGCCGTGTCCCGGCAGCTGTGCAGCCAGTGCCACTCGGACTCGTACTGCCAGAAGTGCCACGACTCGCTGCAGAAGCCGCTGTCGGTGCACCCCAACGACTACATCACCCTGCACCCGGTGCAGGCGCGCACGGACGCGCAGCGCTGCGAGAGCTGCCACCGGCTCCAGTCCTTCTGCGCCGCCTGCCACGAGCGGGTGGGCGTGGGCATGGACGCGGACCCGTCCCTGCGCCCGCGCAACGCGAAGGTGCACCCGGACTACGCCACGTGGGTGCAGATCCCCGGGCCCCAGCACCACGGCATCGTCGCCTCGCGAGACATCCGCCAGTGCGCGGCCTGCCACCGGGAGGAGTCCTGCATGAGCTGCCACTCGGAGCTGTCCCAGCGCCAGCAGGTGAACCCGCACCCGAACGGCTTCGCCAACAACTGCAAGAAGCTCGCGGCGGCCAATGACCGCGCGTGCCTCAAGTGCCACTCGGAGACGAGCCTCGCTCAGAAGGGGTGCCGGTGA
- a CDS encoding Ig-like domain-containing protein, translating to MRRLLIACACLSLAGCLDPGDPLLAVRDSDPPEVESTDPGANGEIGSDGSLEITFSEFMDVRTLRPGIAVFSGREEVPLRIAVPAPTEGDEDVERGDIPYTVTVSAESGAFTANASLILVMRTILTDYEGNALVEEVRVPFRTGP from the coding sequence ATGCGCCGCCTGCTGATTGCCTGCGCCTGCCTGAGCCTCGCGGGCTGCCTGGATCCGGGAGATCCCCTCCTGGCCGTGCGTGACAGCGATCCTCCCGAGGTGGAGTCCACCGATCCGGGGGCCAACGGGGAGATCGGCTCGGACGGCTCGCTGGAGATCACCTTCTCGGAGTTCATGGACGTGCGCACGCTGCGCCCGGGGATCGCCGTGTTCTCCGGCCGCGAAGAGGTGCCCCTGCGCATCGCCGTGCCCGCCCCGACGGAGGGGGACGAGGACGTCGAGCGCGGGGACATCCCGTACACCGTCACGGTGAGCGCGGAGTCGGGCGCCTTCACCGCGAACGCCAGCCTCATCCTGGTGATGCGGACGATCCTCACCGACTACGAGGGCAATGCGCTCGTGGAGGAGGTCCGCGTCCCGTTCCGCACCGGCCCGTAG
- a CDS encoding 1-acyl-sn-glycerol-3-phosphate acyltransferase has product METAVAGTANQGAAVLKEEFGPISRWLGARYFDGVLFPPESEAELRELHAKGFVVHVMRSTAWINFLYLAWAMVRRALPPIRAVVNLRPWFTRPFRNTAQRGDFDVRFTYARRHGGSGLIFLKKTALMSASGKDIEENPFPALVAMARKGDRTVYLVPELFVWEKRTARIKPGIMDRIFGSPEAPGFLHSMVAFFRNYRRAQFRVGEPIDLRRFIEENPQDSDEVIARKVRSALHHHLTRETRAVFGPPLKPTERLIDETMRDRHLRKALDAHAASVSRRQESVYREARRNLQAIAARPSPTALAFASPLLDWVFQRIYDGIEVDETGLHRALKAGGMAPIVLCPSHKSHVDYLVMSWVLWNRGYAVPLVAAGANLSFFPLGPFLRRCGAFFLRRSFKGDPIYSAAFQSYVRKLVHDGVHQEFFPEGGRSRTGKLLPPKLGMFTWQVEAVLEGARSDLIFVPVSIDYEKVVESGSYSKELAGGEKKPEDLKALLSTPKVLAARYGRIHLTFDEPLSLVELMKSRGLTPGEPVTDDQKKGLVRALGNRVMYGISKVSTVTPHALVSASLLAHRRRGVTQRELTDRITLLRRIAEEERTPLSKTLANAPSDPETMGAIRDAIQTFRSDGMLRTQQARGEVIYQPEDERRAELSFYKNTLMNLVAPRSLVANALLVGAPAPYERVKVRALFLSRLFKVEFIYRVGTTFDTIFSETVEALVRMGLVLRTDDTLQFAPEPHARPYLEFLADLLRDYLESYLLAALTLKDVADGVATDRKSFIKFALETGRAEFHAGRIGAAESLAKTTLENAVAYLLDQKYLVEEEKKLKLGPAASEAQTRDQLADQIREYLQRA; this is encoded by the coding sequence GTGGAGACTGCGGTGGCCGGGACTGCGAATCAGGGAGCGGCCGTGCTGAAGGAAGAGTTTGGACCGATCTCGCGCTGGCTGGGGGCGCGCTACTTCGACGGCGTGCTCTTCCCTCCGGAGTCCGAGGCCGAGCTGCGCGAGCTCCATGCCAAGGGGTTCGTGGTCCACGTCATGCGCTCCACCGCGTGGATCAACTTCCTCTACCTGGCCTGGGCCATGGTGCGCCGCGCCCTGCCCCCCATCCGCGCCGTGGTGAACCTGCGGCCCTGGTTCACCCGCCCCTTCCGCAACACCGCCCAGCGCGGCGACTTCGACGTGCGCTTCACCTACGCCCGGCGCCACGGCGGCAGCGGCCTCATCTTCCTGAAGAAGACGGCGCTGATGAGCGCCTCGGGCAAGGACATCGAGGAGAACCCCTTCCCCGCCCTGGTCGCCATGGCCCGCAAGGGCGACCGCACCGTCTACCTGGTGCCCGAGCTGTTCGTCTGGGAGAAGCGCACCGCGCGCATCAAGCCCGGCATCATGGACCGGATCTTCGGCAGCCCCGAGGCCCCCGGCTTCCTGCACTCGATGGTGGCCTTCTTCCGCAACTACCGCCGCGCCCAGTTCCGCGTGGGCGAGCCCATCGATCTGCGCCGCTTCATCGAGGAGAACCCCCAGGACTCGGACGAGGTGATCGCCCGCAAGGTGCGCAGCGCCCTGCACCACCACCTCACCCGGGAGACGCGCGCCGTCTTCGGCCCGCCCCTCAAGCCCACCGAGCGCCTCATCGACGAGACGATGCGCGACCGGCACCTGCGCAAGGCGCTGGATGCCCACGCCGCCTCGGTGAGCCGGCGCCAGGAGAGCGTCTACCGCGAGGCTCGCCGCAACCTGCAGGCCATCGCCGCGCGCCCCAGCCCCACCGCCCTGGCCTTCGCCTCGCCCCTGCTGGACTGGGTGTTCCAGCGCATCTACGACGGCATCGAAGTGGATGAGACGGGGCTGCACCGCGCCCTGAAGGCCGGCGGCATGGCGCCCATCGTCCTGTGCCCCTCGCACAAGAGCCACGTGGACTACCTGGTGATGAGCTGGGTGCTCTGGAACCGCGGCTACGCGGTGCCCCTGGTGGCCGCGGGCGCCAACCTCTCGTTCTTCCCGCTGGGGCCCTTCCTGCGCCGCTGCGGCGCGTTCTTCCTGCGCCGCTCCTTCAAGGGAGACCCCATCTACTCCGCGGCCTTCCAGTCCTACGTGCGCAAGCTCGTCCACGACGGCGTGCACCAGGAGTTCTTCCCCGAGGGAGGCCGCTCCCGCACCGGCAAGCTGCTGCCCCCCAAGCTGGGCATGTTCACCTGGCAGGTGGAGGCCGTGCTGGAGGGGGCCCGGAGCGATCTGATCTTCGTCCCCGTCTCCATCGACTACGAGAAGGTGGTGGAGTCCGGCAGCTACTCGAAGGAGCTGGCCGGCGGAGAGAAGAAGCCGGAGGACCTCAAGGCCCTGCTGAGCACGCCCAAGGTGCTGGCGGCCCGCTACGGCCGCATCCACCTCACCTTCGACGAGCCGCTGTCGCTGGTGGAGCTCATGAAGAGCCGCGGGCTCACCCCGGGCGAGCCCGTCACGGACGACCAGAAGAAGGGCCTGGTGCGCGCGCTCGGCAACCGGGTGATGTACGGCATCAGCAAGGTGTCCACCGTGACGCCGCACGCCCTGGTGAGCGCGTCGCTGCTGGCCCACCGCCGGCGCGGCGTCACCCAGCGCGAGCTGACCGACCGCATCACCCTGCTGCGCCGCATCGCCGAGGAGGAGCGCACCCCGCTCTCCAAGACGCTGGCCAACGCCCCGAGCGATCCCGAGACGATGGGCGCCATCCGGGACGCCATCCAGACGTTCCGCTCGGATGGGATGCTGCGCACGCAGCAGGCTCGCGGCGAGGTCATCTACCAGCCCGAGGACGAGCGCCGCGCGGAGCTCTCCTTCTACAAGAACACGCTGATGAACCTGGTGGCGCCGCGCAGCCTCGTGGCCAACGCGCTGCTGGTGGGCGCCCCGGCCCCCTACGAGCGCGTGAAGGTCCGCGCGCTGTTCCTCTCGCGCCTCTTCAAGGTCGAGTTCATCTACCGGGTGGGCACCACCTTCGACACCATCTTCTCGGAGACGGTGGAGGCCCTGGTGCGGATGGGCCTGGTGCTGCGCACCGACGACACCCTCCAGTTCGCGCCCGAGCCCCACGCCCGGCCCTACCTGGAGTTCCTCGCGGACCTGCTGCGCGACTACCTCGAGTCGTACCTGCTGGCCGCGCTGACGCTGAAGGACGTGGCCGACGGGGTGGCCACGGACCGCAAGTCCTTCATCAAGTTCGCGCTGGAGACGGGCCGCGCCGAGTTCCACGCGGGCCGCATCGGCGCCGCCGAGTCCCTGGCCAAGACGACGCTGGAGAACGCCGTGGCGTACCTGCTCGACCAGAAGTACCTCGTCGAGGAGGAGAAGAAGCTGAAGCTGGGCCCGGCCGCCTCCGAGGCCCAGACGCGCGACCAGCTCGCCGATCAGATCCGCGAGTACCTGCAGCGCGCCTGA
- a CDS encoding ATP-binding protein: MARHLTTSAGTTEVLRVYLQVIFNLLKPKVCYVARFFAERKQLHVEHVRGRYDDRVTAAIPDEGIVGRAFSQNAVLREEDTVVVPLESPQGVTGCLAILGPRKDASETLLRALAGQLSAAYEVARLRDDSARRNKDLQTAIAGLKSLEQHREELLGNVSHDLKNPLTTIKAYLAMVGREKLGPLTEQQRRALQTCDRNSDRMLRMVNDLLLMSRLQSGKMQLNQRPFGLKAVAEEVLRGLAALSEHSKVRLHIPPCSEVFVRGDRERLAEAIHNLVENGIHQSEEGGTVEVRVSAEEGLAALSVKDSGPGLSQEELENVFDPFYRARSGTPRPLGGRLGLPLVAKILSLHGGRVDGTSTLGEGSTFQMVLPMFAGAVSLPDPTQAAPRAGGILLVEDDLDCREVLQQVLEQEGYRVMSTSGAAEARSVLSHIRPAMVLLDLRLSQEDGRSVLHFIRATESLSDVVVYIISGASEVASLSSGQGLDRIDGFFEKPLQLPRLLDTVASVVRPSRRSPAVP; this comes from the coding sequence ATGGCGCGCCACCTCACCACCAGCGCCGGCACCACCGAGGTGCTCCGCGTCTACCTGCAGGTCATCTTCAACCTGCTCAAGCCCAAGGTCTGCTACGTCGCCCGCTTCTTCGCCGAGCGCAAGCAGCTCCACGTCGAGCACGTCCGCGGCCGCTATGACGACCGCGTCACCGCCGCCATCCCGGACGAGGGCATCGTCGGGCGGGCCTTCTCCCAGAACGCCGTGCTGCGCGAGGAGGACACCGTCGTCGTCCCGCTCGAGAGCCCCCAGGGCGTCACCGGCTGCCTGGCCATCCTCGGGCCACGGAAGGATGCCTCGGAGACGCTGCTGCGGGCCCTGGCGGGGCAGCTGTCCGCCGCCTACGAGGTGGCCCGCCTGAGGGATGACTCGGCGCGGCGCAACAAGGATCTCCAGACGGCCATCGCCGGCCTCAAGAGCCTGGAGCAGCACCGCGAGGAGCTGCTCGGCAACGTGTCCCACGACTTGAAGAACCCGCTCACCACCATCAAGGCCTACCTGGCCATGGTGGGCCGCGAGAAGCTGGGCCCCCTCACCGAGCAGCAGCGCCGCGCCCTGCAGACGTGCGACCGGAACTCGGACCGCATGCTGCGCATGGTGAATGATCTGCTGCTCATGTCCCGGCTCCAGTCCGGGAAGATGCAGCTCAACCAGCGCCCCTTCGGCCTCAAGGCCGTGGCCGAGGAGGTGCTGCGCGGGCTGGCCGCCCTGTCCGAGCACAGCAAGGTGCGCCTCCACATCCCTCCGTGCTCAGAGGTGTTCGTCCGCGGCGACCGCGAGCGCCTCGCCGAGGCCATCCACAACCTCGTGGAGAACGGCATCCACCAGAGCGAGGAGGGCGGCACCGTGGAGGTGCGCGTCTCCGCCGAGGAGGGGCTCGCCGCCCTGTCCGTGAAGGACAGCGGCCCGGGGCTCTCGCAGGAGGAGCTGGAGAACGTCTTCGATCCGTTCTACCGCGCGCGCTCCGGCACGCCGCGCCCCCTGGGCGGCCGGCTGGGCCTGCCGCTGGTGGCGAAGATCCTCTCGCTCCACGGCGGCCGGGTGGATGGCACCAGCACGCTGGGTGAGGGCTCCACCTTCCAGATGGTGCTCCCCATGTTCGCCGGGGCGGTGAGCCTGCCGGATCCCACCCAGGCCGCGCCCCGCGCCGGTGGCATCCTCCTGGTGGAGGACGATCTGGACTGCCGCGAGGTGCTCCAGCAGGTGCTCGAGCAGGAGGGCTACCGGGTGATGTCCACCTCGGGAGCGGCCGAGGCCCGCTCCGTGCTCTCGCACATCCGCCCAGCCATGGTGCTGCTGGACCTGCGCCTGAGCCAGGAGGACGGGCGCTCCGTGCTGCACTTCATCCGCGCCACCGAGTCGCTCTCGGACGTCGTCGTCTACATCATCTCCGGCGCCAGCGAGGTGGCCTCGCTCAGCTCCGGCCAGGGCCTGGATCGCATCGACGGCTTCTTCGAGAAGCCGCTCCAGCTGCCTCGCCTGCTGGACACCGTGGCGTCGGTGGTCCGCCCCAGCCGCCGCAGTCCAGCCGTGCCCTGA
- a CDS encoding HEAT repeat domain-containing protein, whose product MGLFDFFGGSGPEKALKLKPKVTQKYGDPTTRQKAIQQLGEMKFPEAVGVLLMRFTITVEPLTTDADEKEHVFELIKGFGKDAVAPIQDFLRKSDQAASWALRLLGELLPEPEVIAICVDVLTHLSNHYTRDPEKKVVLLHHVTGKEDARIAPAVLPFLEDMADDVKIAALKALGPLKYEPAREPMLKLLTADETARRVQTATLTALHESGFGVQGFREKVEGLLVEPYTLDKAGAVVKRQA is encoded by the coding sequence ATGGGCCTCTTCGACTTCTTCGGCGGCTCCGGCCCCGAGAAAGCCCTCAAGCTCAAACCCAAGGTCACCCAGAAGTATGGGGATCCCACCACGCGTCAAAAGGCCATCCAGCAGCTCGGGGAGATGAAGTTCCCCGAGGCCGTCGGCGTGCTCCTGATGCGCTTCACCATCACCGTGGAGCCGCTCACCACGGACGCCGACGAGAAGGAGCACGTCTTCGAGCTCATCAAGGGCTTCGGCAAGGACGCGGTGGCCCCCATCCAGGACTTCCTCCGCAAGAGTGATCAGGCCGCCTCCTGGGCGCTGCGGCTGCTCGGCGAGCTGCTGCCGGAGCCCGAGGTGATTGCCATCTGCGTGGACGTGCTCACCCACTTGAGCAACCACTACACGCGCGACCCGGAGAAGAAGGTCGTCCTGCTCCACCACGTCACCGGCAAGGAGGATGCCCGCATCGCTCCCGCCGTCCTGCCCTTCCTCGAGGACATGGCGGACGACGTGAAGATCGCCGCGCTCAAGGCGCTGGGCCCCCTCAAGTACGAGCCGGCCCGCGAGCCCATGCTCAAGCTGCTCACCGCGGATGAGACCGCGCGCCGCGTGCAGACCGCCACCCTCACCGCGCTCCACGAGAGCGGCTTCGGCGTCCAGGGCTTCCGGGAGAAGGTGGAGGGACTCCTGGTGGAGCCCTACACGCTCGACAAGGCAGGCGCCGTCGTCAAGCGTCAAGCGTGA
- the dnaJ gene encoding molecular chaperone DnaJ: protein MADDYYQILEVPRTASAEDIKKAFRKLARKHHPDVNPGNKAAEEKFKQVNTAFEVLSDPTKRKLYDEFGEDAAKMGYDEKKAEAFRAYRSARASGGGVGGGIPFSGSGADFDLGDIFGDIFGRAGPGGGPGFDINEILGRQRGASRGPGRGEDLTAQVTLSLGEAITGTERALSVRRPGRCQRCSGRGESGASGPCPTCKGTGRTRRSAGASFAGACPTCNGTGRAAEDCPQCEGTGVVEEATRLTVKIPPGVQTGSKVRLAGQGAAGTHGGPPGDLYIETEVADHPLVRREGDDLYMDLPVTIPEALLGAEVKVPTFQGEVTVKVPAGSQSGRKMRLKGRGAPSLKGGSAGDMYLVIQIRVPEGAGPEAKAAAEALARAYPGDVRRELKL, encoded by the coding sequence ATGGCGGACGACTACTACCAGATTCTCGAGGTCCCTCGGACAGCGTCCGCGGAGGACATCAAGAAAGCCTTCCGGAAGCTGGCGCGCAAGCACCACCCCGACGTGAACCCGGGCAACAAGGCTGCCGAGGAGAAGTTCAAGCAGGTCAACACGGCCTTCGAGGTGCTGTCGGATCCCACCAAGCGCAAGCTCTACGACGAGTTCGGAGAGGACGCCGCGAAGATGGGCTACGACGAGAAGAAGGCCGAGGCGTTCCGGGCCTATCGCTCGGCCAGAGCCAGCGGCGGCGGCGTGGGAGGAGGTATCCCCTTCTCCGGCAGCGGCGCGGACTTCGACCTGGGCGACATCTTCGGAGACATCTTCGGCCGGGCGGGCCCGGGCGGTGGCCCCGGCTTCGACATCAACGAGATCCTCGGACGCCAGCGCGGGGCCTCTCGCGGGCCCGGGCGCGGCGAGGACCTCACGGCCCAGGTGACGCTCTCGCTGGGCGAGGCCATCACGGGCACCGAGCGGGCCCTGTCCGTCCGGCGCCCGGGGCGCTGCCAGCGCTGCAGCGGTCGAGGTGAGTCGGGTGCTTCTGGCCCCTGCCCCACCTGCAAGGGGACCGGCCGCACGCGCCGCAGCGCGGGGGCGTCCTTCGCGGGCGCCTGCCCCACCTGCAATGGCACGGGCCGCGCCGCCGAGGACTGCCCCCAGTGCGAGGGCACCGGCGTCGTGGAGGAGGCCACGCGCCTCACGGTGAAGATTCCGCCCGGCGTCCAGACGGGCTCCAAGGTCCGGCTCGCCGGCCAGGGCGCCGCGGGGACTCACGGCGGGCCGCCGGGAGATCTCTACATCGAGACCGAGGTGGCCGATCACCCGCTGGTGCGCCGCGAGGGGGATGATCTCTACATGGATCTGCCCGTCACCATCCCCGAGGCCCTGCTCGGAGCCGAGGTGAAGGTGCCCACCTTCCAGGGCGAGGTGACCGTCAAGGTGCCCGCCGGCTCCCAGTCGGGCCGGAAGATGCGCCTGAAGGGCCGTGGCGCCCCCTCTCTCAAGGGGGGCTCTGCCGGCGACATGTACCTCGTCATCCAGATCCGGGTGCCCGAGGGGGCCGGCCCCGAGGCGAAAGCCGCGGCCGAGGCGCTGGCGCGCGCCTACCCTGGAGACGTTCGGCGGGAGCTGAAGCTCTAG
- the rimI gene encoding ribosomal protein S18-alanine N-acetyltransferase translates to MRQMREEPLREGMHPFLIRQMTHEDMPAVIALEQAAFRNPWSPELLRRELDHDWSTIFLVEEPQPGGSRKLLGLAIFWIVQDEVHVLNVAVAPEHRRRGVGRAVMDEVLARGRHRRCTLATLEVRRSNEAAIGLYKSLGFRTVGVRPNYYVDEKEDALVMVLDF, encoded by the coding sequence ATGAGGCAGATGCGCGAGGAGCCCTTACGAGAGGGCATGCACCCGTTCCTCATCCGGCAGATGACCCACGAGGACATGCCGGCGGTGATCGCGCTGGAGCAGGCGGCCTTCCGCAACCCCTGGTCGCCGGAGCTGCTCCGGCGTGAGCTCGACCACGACTGGTCCACCATCTTCCTGGTGGAGGAGCCGCAGCCTGGGGGCAGCCGCAAGCTGCTGGGCCTGGCCATCTTCTGGATCGTCCAGGACGAGGTGCACGTGCTCAACGTGGCGGTGGCGCCCGAGCACCGCCGGCGTGGGGTAGGGCGGGCGGTGATGGACGAGGTGCTCGCCCGGGGCCGGCACCGCCGCTGCACCCTGGCGACGCTGGAAGTACGCCGCAGCAACGAGGCGGCGATCGGGCTCTACAAGTCCCTGGGCTTCCGCACGGTGGGCGTCCGGCCGAACTACTACGTCGACGAGAAGGAGGACGCCCTCGTCATGGTGCTCGACTTCTAG